One Drosophila virilis strain 15010-1051.87 chromosome 5, Dvir_AGI_RSII-ME, whole genome shotgun sequence DNA window includes the following coding sequences:
- the reb gene encoding uncharacterized protein reb isoform X1 — MGQVNRLSKYILKAPDLIVPGIQSASINTYTKMISRRKIISRSLDNLDAIGQDEQEEDVWHDREKLFRDHINEVLAKWEQIDDEIWAKIIVFEKNRRVAKAYARSNVITINGSKHGFDGVRIGLNGFDNPMRDAETKVIKKSIGDGFKIKMDDTGNIFIKRYGKSSIFVNNTSLANEETVIGADIMQMPQMSLTAGTSSKLFDMKKFQTNINREFARSYPERSRLERQCLSAVSLVKSNNNLINSPLWIMVVNVVAMDMLKNRLQTLPKSLDALGMRVPLTQSSEDPYSTIESQVGLIYPTPAASDDSQNSSNSSKGRRSVFSAAFLNESPYVPKPDYEVAASLAPVYTEKKRQKNTPQRKKQDDPYYCGLLARIPNFIKSSKQQCANKPKKEPKISRKISAQHHQFLLAAQQQQQAPQTTTPIPIATFHHSYFPYKLYPPQHRLSQSQLSLWDARSLISAHE; from the exons TGCGAGCATAAACACCTACACGAAAATGATTTCGCGCCGCAAGATTATATCGCGCTCCCTGGACAATTTGGATGCCATCGGGCAAGACGAGCAAGAGGAGGATGTCTGGCACGATCGCGAAAAGCTCTTCCGC GATCACATCAACGAAGTGCTGGCCAAGTGGGAGCAAATCGATGATGAGATTTGGGCCAAGATCATTGTCTTTGAGAAGAATCGACGCGTGGCCAAGGCCTATGCGCGCTCCAATGTGATAACCATTAACGGCTCCAAGCATGGCTTCGATGGCGTACG CATTGGCCTGAACGGCTTTGACAATCCCATGCGTGATGCCGAGACAAAAGTGATCAAAAAGTCAATCGGTGATGGCTTCAAGATCAAAATGGACGACACCGGCAACATATTCATCAAGCGCTACGgcaagagcagcatctttgtGAACAACACCTCGTTGGCCAATGAGGAGACGGTCATCGGTGCCGATATTATGCAAATGCCGCAAATGTCACTAACGGCTGGCACCTCGTCCAAGCTGTTCGACATGAAGAAGTTCCAGACGAACATAAACCGTGAATTCGCGCGCAGCTATCCGGAACGCAGCCGTCTGGAGCGCCAGTGCCTGTCGGCCGTCTCGCTGGTTAAGTCAAACAATAATCTAATCAATTCGCCGCTGTGGATAATGGTTGTCAATGTGGTTGCCATGGATATGCTGAAGAATCGCCTGCAAACGCTGCCCAAATCTCTGGATGCGCTGGGCATGCGTGTGCCCCTCACACAGAGCAGCGAGGATCCCTACTCCACCATTGAGAGTCAAGTGGGTTTAATCTATCCCACGCCGGCTGCCTCCGATGATTCGCAAAACTCGAGCAATTCGAGCAAGGGCAGACGCAGCGTCTTCAGTGCGGCCTTTCTCAATGAAAGCCCCTATGTGCCAAAG CCGGACTACGAGGTGGCTGCATCCTTGGCGCCTGTTTATACGGAAAAAAAGCGTCAGAAGAATACGCCGCAGCGCAAAAAGCAGGATGATCCCTACTATTGCGGCCTACTGGCACGCATCCCCAATTTCATTAAGTCCAGCAAACAGCAGTGCGCCAACAAGCCCAAGAAGGAGCCGAAGATCTCGCGCAAGATATCGGCGCAGCATCATCAATTCCTGCTCgccgcgcagcagcagcagcaggcgccaCAGACAACGACGCCCATACCCATTGCCACGTTCCATCACTCGTATTTCCCCTACAAACTTTATCCGCCGCAGCATCggctgtcgcagtcgcagctaTCGCTCTGGGATGCGCGCAGTCTAATCAGCGCACATG AATGA
- the reb gene encoding uncharacterized protein reb isoform X2: protein MISRRKIISRSLDNLDAIGQDEQEEDVWHDREKLFRDHINEVLAKWEQIDDEIWAKIIVFEKNRRVAKAYARSNVITINGSKHGFDGVRIGLNGFDNPMRDAETKVIKKSIGDGFKIKMDDTGNIFIKRYGKSSIFVNNTSLANEETVIGADIMQMPQMSLTAGTSSKLFDMKKFQTNINREFARSYPERSRLERQCLSAVSLVKSNNNLINSPLWIMVVNVVAMDMLKNRLQTLPKSLDALGMRVPLTQSSEDPYSTIESQVGLIYPTPAASDDSQNSSNSSKGRRSVFSAAFLNESPYVPKPDYEVAASLAPVYTEKKRQKNTPQRKKQDDPYYCGLLARIPNFIKSSKQQCANKPKKEPKISRKISAQHHQFLLAAQQQQQAPQTTTPIPIATFHHSYFPYKLYPPQHRLSQSQLSLWDARSLISAHE, encoded by the exons ATGATTTCGCGCCGCAAGATTATATCGCGCTCCCTGGACAATTTGGATGCCATCGGGCAAGACGAGCAAGAGGAGGATGTCTGGCACGATCGCGAAAAGCTCTTCCGC GATCACATCAACGAAGTGCTGGCCAAGTGGGAGCAAATCGATGATGAGATTTGGGCCAAGATCATTGTCTTTGAGAAGAATCGACGCGTGGCCAAGGCCTATGCGCGCTCCAATGTGATAACCATTAACGGCTCCAAGCATGGCTTCGATGGCGTACG CATTGGCCTGAACGGCTTTGACAATCCCATGCGTGATGCCGAGACAAAAGTGATCAAAAAGTCAATCGGTGATGGCTTCAAGATCAAAATGGACGACACCGGCAACATATTCATCAAGCGCTACGgcaagagcagcatctttgtGAACAACACCTCGTTGGCCAATGAGGAGACGGTCATCGGTGCCGATATTATGCAAATGCCGCAAATGTCACTAACGGCTGGCACCTCGTCCAAGCTGTTCGACATGAAGAAGTTCCAGACGAACATAAACCGTGAATTCGCGCGCAGCTATCCGGAACGCAGCCGTCTGGAGCGCCAGTGCCTGTCGGCCGTCTCGCTGGTTAAGTCAAACAATAATCTAATCAATTCGCCGCTGTGGATAATGGTTGTCAATGTGGTTGCCATGGATATGCTGAAGAATCGCCTGCAAACGCTGCCCAAATCTCTGGATGCGCTGGGCATGCGTGTGCCCCTCACACAGAGCAGCGAGGATCCCTACTCCACCATTGAGAGTCAAGTGGGTTTAATCTATCCCACGCCGGCTGCCTCCGATGATTCGCAAAACTCGAGCAATTCGAGCAAGGGCAGACGCAGCGTCTTCAGTGCGGCCTTTCTCAATGAAAGCCCCTATGTGCCAAAG CCGGACTACGAGGTGGCTGCATCCTTGGCGCCTGTTTATACGGAAAAAAAGCGTCAGAAGAATACGCCGCAGCGCAAAAAGCAGGATGATCCCTACTATTGCGGCCTACTGGCACGCATCCCCAATTTCATTAAGTCCAGCAAACAGCAGTGCGCCAACAAGCCCAAGAAGGAGCCGAAGATCTCGCGCAAGATATCGGCGCAGCATCATCAATTCCTGCTCgccgcgcagcagcagcagcaggcgccaCAGACAACGACGCCCATACCCATTGCCACGTTCCATCACTCGTATTTCCCCTACAAACTTTATCCGCCGCAGCATCggctgtcgcagtcgcagctaTCGCTCTGGGATGCGCGCAGTCTAATCAGCGCACATG AATGA